One stretch of Corynebacterium callunae DSM 20147 DNA includes these proteins:
- a CDS encoding ribonuclease J gives MNESRNRARKVTRKAGPPEAGQENTVEAPIFQAPEAPAAQGTEKQNNAGNDNRDSAKSTESGDSASANDNAAEGNNNGNGGNNRNRNTANRRGGRNRRGAGAAQNQDGAARQEGGNRNNQGGNRNNQGGNRNNQGGNRGRRNVVKSMQGADLTQRLPEPPKAPAGGLRIYALGGISEIGRNMTVFEYNNRLLIVDCGVLFPSSGEPGVDLILPDFGPIEDHLHRVEALVVTHGHEDHIGAIPWLLKLRHDIPILASRFTLALIAAKCKEHRQRPKLIEVNEQSNENRGPFNIRFWAVNHSIPDCLGLAIKTPAGLVIHTGDIKLDQTPTDGRPTDLPALSRFGDEGVDLMLCDSTNATTPGVSGSEAEVGPTLKRLISEAKQRVILASFASNVYRVQAAVDAAVAANRKVAFNGRSMIRNMEIAEKLGYLKAPRGTIITMDEAARMAPHKVLLVTTGTQGEPMAALSRMARREHRQITVRDGDLIILSSSLVPGNEEAVFGVINMLAQIGATVVTGRDAKVHTSGHGYSGELLFLYNAARPKNAMPVHGEWRHLRANKELAISTGVERDNVVLAQNGVVVDLVNGHAKVVGQIPVGNLYVDGVTMGDIDADILADRTSLGEGGLISITSVIDNRTGRLLERPTVQTSGFSDDAKSMMSEVTELAETTMNDLAAEGENDPYRMVQQMRRKISRFVEQKWKRQPVIMPTVIPMTSDTVSIDDDEVRASRESL, from the coding sequence ATGAATGAATCCCGAAATCGCGCCCGGAAGGTTACCCGCAAGGCTGGCCCACCAGAGGCTGGTCAGGAAAACACTGTGGAAGCCCCAATTTTCCAGGCTCCCGAAGCACCTGCAGCTCAGGGTACCGAGAAGCAAAACAACGCCGGAAACGACAATCGGGACTCCGCCAAGTCCACTGAGTCCGGTGACTCTGCATCCGCAAATGACAATGCTGCAGAAGGCAACAACAACGGCAACGGTGGCAACAACCGTAACCGCAACACCGCTAATCGTCGTGGTGGCCGCAACCGCCGCGGTGCCGGCGCTGCACAGAACCAAGATGGTGCTGCACGCCAAGAAGGCGGAAACCGCAACAACCAGGGCGGTAATCGCAACAACCAAGGTGGCAACCGCAACAACCAGGGTGGAAACCGTGGTCGTCGCAACGTTGTGAAGTCCATGCAGGGTGCTGATCTGACTCAGCGTCTGCCAGAACCACCAAAGGCACCAGCTGGTGGCCTGCGTATTTACGCACTTGGTGGTATTTCTGAAATCGGCCGTAACATGACCGTTTTTGAGTACAACAACCGTCTGCTCATCGTTGACTGTGGTGTGCTCTTCCCATCTTCCGGCGAGCCAGGCGTGGACTTGATCCTGCCGGACTTCGGCCCAATCGAAGATCACCTGCACCGCGTTGAGGCTTTGGTTGTTACCCACGGCCACGAGGATCACATTGGCGCTATCCCTTGGCTGCTTAAGCTGCGCCACGATATCCCAATCTTGGCTTCTCGCTTCACCTTGGCTCTTATTGCCGCCAAGTGTAAAGAGCACCGTCAGCGTCCAAAGCTGATCGAGGTTAATGAGCAGTCCAACGAAAACCGTGGACCATTCAACATCCGCTTCTGGGCTGTTAACCACTCCATCCCAGATTGCCTGGGCCTTGCAATTAAGACCCCTGCAGGTCTTGTCATCCACACCGGTGACATCAAGCTCGACCAGACTCCTACCGATGGACGTCCAACCGACCTTCCAGCCTTGTCCCGATTTGGTGACGAGGGCGTCGACCTCATGCTGTGCGATTCCACCAACGCCACCACCCCTGGTGTTTCTGGTTCCGAAGCTGAAGTTGGACCGACCTTGAAGCGTCTGATTTCCGAGGCCAAGCAGCGCGTTATTCTCGCTTCCTTCGCTTCCAACGTTTATCGTGTGCAGGCTGCAGTGGATGCAGCAGTTGCAGCCAACCGCAAGGTTGCCTTCAACGGCCGTTCCATGATCCGCAATATGGAAATTGCAGAGAAGCTTGGTTACCTCAAGGCACCTCGTGGCACCATCATCACCATGGATGAGGCGGCTCGTATGGCTCCTCATAAGGTGCTTTTGGTTACCACCGGTACCCAGGGTGAGCCAATGGCTGCACTTTCTCGTATGGCACGTCGTGAACACCGCCAGATCACCGTCCGTGACGGCGACTTGATCATCCTGTCCTCCTCCTTGGTGCCAGGTAACGAAGAAGCTGTGTTCGGTGTTATCAACATGTTGGCTCAGATTGGTGCCACTGTGGTGACCGGTCGCGATGCCAAGGTTCACACCTCTGGCCACGGCTACTCCGGAGAGCTGTTGTTCCTTTACAATGCAGCTCGTCCAAAGAACGCAATGCCAGTGCACGGTGAGTGGCGCCACCTGCGCGCCAACAAGGAATTGGCAATCTCCACCGGTGTTGAGCGCGATAACGTTGTGCTTGCACAAAACGGTGTTGTTGTTGACCTTGTTAATGGTCACGCCAAGGTTGTTGGCCAGATTCCAGTGGGTAACCTCTACGTCGACGGCGTCACCATGGGTGATATCGATGCTGACATTCTGGCTGACCGTACCTCCCTCGGTGAGGGCGGACTTATCTCCATCACTTCCGTGATTGATAACCGCACTGGCCGTTTGCTGGAGCGCCCAACCGTTCAGACCAGTGGCTTCTCAGATGATGCGAAGTCCATGATGTCTGAGGTCACTGAGCTTGCAGAGACCACGATGAATGATCTGGCCGCCGAAGGCGAAAACGATCCTTATCGCATGGTTCAGCAGATGCGCCGCAAGATCTCCCGCTTTGTGGAGCAGAAGTGGAAGCGTCAGCCAGTGATCATGCCGACCGTTATTCCGATGACCTCGGACACCGTAAGCATTGATGACGACGAAGTTCGCGCTTCTAGGGAATCCCTCTAA
- a CDS encoding AMIN-like domain-containing (lipo)protein, whose product MKHRVFALVAFCGAATIFLSACSATSTPGPSASSSPVIVTETAAPVTSTRVQESNSPVDTPTSTTVSPTISTPPSATTALPPLGTPDTAVKQRRPEGGDLSVTDVRLAEHDTFTRIVFDIAGNSSPGWWVDWTTDPLQQASGLPVDISGENFLDVNIEGIGYPGDAAGESVANGSFGGVGIVEDVQLTSIFEGRAQFLIGVSGPPRSYSVSLLENPTRVVVDIAH is encoded by the coding sequence ATGAAACATCGAGTCTTCGCCTTAGTCGCATTTTGTGGCGCTGCCACCATTTTTCTCAGTGCTTGTAGCGCCACCTCCACCCCGGGCCCCTCGGCAAGTAGTTCTCCTGTCATCGTCACTGAAACTGCTGCACCAGTAACCTCCACTCGTGTTCAAGAGAGCAACTCCCCTGTGGACACCCCAACTTCGACAACGGTCTCCCCGACTATCTCGACTCCGCCTTCGGCCACGACCGCCCTGCCACCTTTGGGTACCCCTGATACAGCTGTCAAACAGCGCAGGCCAGAGGGAGGAGATTTGTCAGTGACCGATGTTCGTCTGGCAGAGCATGACACCTTTACCCGCATTGTTTTTGATATTGCAGGTAACTCTTCACCCGGATGGTGGGTTGATTGGACAACTGATCCACTCCAACAAGCCTCCGGATTACCGGTGGATATTTCCGGTGAGAACTTCTTGGATGTCAATATCGAAGGCATTGGCTATCCCGGAGATGCAGCTGGTGAAAGCGTTGCCAATGGCTCTTTTGGCGGCGTAGGCATTGTTGAGGATGTCCAATTAACCAGTATCTTTGAGGGCCGCGCACAATTTTTGATCGGAGTTAGCGGTCCGCCACGCAGCTACTCAGTGTCATTGTTGGAAAACCCCACACGCGTAGTTGTTGATATTGCGCATTAG
- the dapB gene encoding 4-hydroxy-tetrahydrodipicolinate reductase, with translation MGIKVGVLGAKGRVGQTIVTAVNEATDLELVAEINSGDSLDALVAAGAEVVVDFTTPNAVMGNLEFCIQNGISAVVGTTGFDEERLAQVRSWLSEKDGVGVLIAPNFAISAVLTMVFAKQAARFFESAEIVELHHPNKLDAPSGTAIHTAQGIAQARKEAGMDAQPDATEQSLPGSRGADVEGIPVHAVRMSGMVAHEAVIFGTQGQTLTIKQDSYDRNSFAPGVLVGVRGIAEHPGLVIGLENYLGL, from the coding sequence ATGGGAATCAAGGTTGGTGTCCTAGGAGCCAAGGGCCGCGTTGGTCAGACAATTGTTACTGCCGTTAATGAAGCAACCGATCTGGAATTGGTAGCTGAGATTAATAGCGGTGATAGCCTAGATGCTCTTGTTGCAGCAGGTGCTGAGGTTGTTGTTGATTTCACCACCCCAAATGCAGTGATGGGCAACCTTGAATTCTGCATCCAAAACGGCATCTCCGCAGTTGTAGGCACCACCGGATTTGATGAGGAGCGCCTAGCACAGGTACGCAGCTGGCTTTCCGAAAAGGATGGCGTGGGCGTGCTCATTGCTCCTAACTTCGCTATTTCTGCCGTATTGACCATGGTTTTTGCTAAGCAAGCAGCACGCTTCTTTGAATCTGCTGAAATTGTGGAACTGCACCATCCTAATAAGCTTGACGCACCTTCAGGTACTGCTATCCACACCGCGCAGGGTATCGCTCAAGCACGTAAAGAGGCTGGAATGGATGCTCAACCGGATGCTACTGAGCAGTCCTTGCCAGGATCTCGTGGAGCCGATGTAGAGGGAATCCCTGTGCATGCTGTTCGTATGTCCGGCATGGTTGCTCATGAAGCGGTGATTTTTGGAACTCAGGGTCAGACCCTCACCATTAAGCAGGATTCCTATGATCGTAATTCCTTCGCCCCAGGCGTGTTGGTCGGTGTGCGTGGCATTGCTGAGCACCCAGGCCTCGTAATCGGTTTGGAAAACTACCTCGGCCTTTAA
- the dapA gene encoding 4-hydroxy-tetrahydrodipicolinate synthase: protein MSTGLTAKTGVEHFGTVGVAMVTPFKESGEIDIAAGRQVAAHLVDNGIDSLVLAGTTGESPTTTTAEKLELLKAVREEVGDRAKLIAGAGTNNTRTSVELAKASAAAGADGLLVVTPYYSKPNQEGVYRHFREVAQATDLPICLYDIPGRSGIPIESDTIRRLSELPTVKAVKDAKGDLVAAAPLIQETGLAWYSGDDPLNLVWLALGGSGFISVIGHAAPNELRELYTSFEEGDLARAREINAKLAPLAASQARLGGVSMAKAALQLQGINVGEPRLPIVAPNEQELESLRANMKKAGVL, encoded by the coding sequence ATGAGCACAGGTTTAACAGCAAAGACCGGAGTAGAGCACTTTGGCACTGTTGGAGTAGCAATGGTTACTCCATTTAAGGAATCAGGCGAGATCGATATCGCCGCCGGCCGCCAGGTAGCAGCACATCTGGTGGACAATGGCATAGATTCCTTAGTTCTTGCGGGCACCACTGGTGAGTCACCCACAACAACTACTGCTGAAAAACTCGAGCTGCTCAAAGCTGTTCGTGAGGAAGTCGGTGATCGCGCAAAGCTCATCGCGGGCGCCGGCACCAACAACACCCGTACTTCTGTGGAATTGGCCAAGGCCTCTGCAGCTGCTGGTGCAGATGGATTACTGGTTGTAACTCCTTATTACTCCAAGCCAAATCAGGAGGGCGTTTACCGGCATTTCCGTGAAGTCGCCCAGGCAACTGATCTGCCCATCTGTCTCTATGACATTCCAGGACGCTCCGGCATTCCTATTGAGTCTGATACGATTAGACGTCTAAGCGAGTTGCCAACGGTTAAAGCCGTTAAGGATGCCAAAGGTGATCTCGTCGCAGCAGCGCCACTGATCCAAGAAACGGGTCTTGCCTGGTATTCAGGCGATGACCCGCTCAACCTCGTTTGGCTGGCATTGGGTGGATCCGGCTTCATTTCCGTTATTGGACATGCAGCCCCCAATGAGTTGCGCGAACTGTACACAAGCTTCGAGGAAGGCGACCTCGCCCGTGCGCGGGAAATAAACGCCAAATTAGCACCACTGGCAGCATCTCAGGCCCGCCTGGGTGGCGTCAGTATGGCAAAAGCTGCTCTGCAATTGCAGGGCATCAACGTAGGAGAGCCACGTCTTCCAATTGTTGCTCCAAATGAGCAGGAACTTGAGTCTCTCCGAGCAAACATGAAAAAAGCTGGAGTTCTATAA
- a CDS encoding FtsK/SpoIIIE family DNA translocase, whose product MTVRNGAPKRGSSRSSGKSTGPKTTATPRRSKPASRTNSTDTAVFTSSMTARRAADTSEERTGSAFKAVGTGIGTIFSATASGMGKITRSVADLGRSRRGDFDDDLDDDFEEEISTKPAARKSRTKAAEPELDLDIDDDVDQVPLRNRVSDYTDEHADGIALSLVGVAIVLGAAVWLGIGGPIGNFIADIVHLTIGAGAWILPLALIASAFALMLHYTPEREHQGRVSLGIAVIIISMLGLIHLFAGNPVDWEGRKAAGGAIGAWIGSPLEMGFSVYLAVPILILVLFWGALKTTGISIREFGEFIGTYFGFAGSAREEEFEEDDDLYGHVEKVIESKATGRELPAPTRSTSRTPRRRVPVTPPPAPAPTVSTRRPAAPLDRYPVEEEIPTPVAEPVPAPREASKSLFKPSVSETDEFPAITDEDVKPVAKTQARDAVAASRESMRQAIIQRSGMDPVPAKVEKPAAPAPAEIVSDGDSTYVLPSANLLIPGEPAKLRSETNDRMIEAITDVFREFNVDAAVTGFSRGPTVTRYEIELGAGVKVSKITNLQSNIAYAAATENIRLLTPIPGKSAVGIEVPNSDREMVRLGDVLNAPATVDNKDSMLIGLGKDIEGDFVSYSVQKMPHLLVAGSTGSGKSAFVNSLLVSLLTRARPEEVRLILVDPKMVELTPYEGIPHLITPIITQPKKAAAALQWLVEEMEHRYMDMKQTRVRHIKDFNRKVKSGEIQAPAGSQREYRPYPYIVCVVDELADLMMTAPKEIEESIVRITQKARAAGIHLVLATQRPSVDVVTGLIKTNVPSRLAFATSSLTDSRVILDQGGAEKLIGMGDALFIPQGAGKPQRIQGAFVTDEEIQAVVESAKAQRQPEYTEGVTEDKAAEAKKVDADIGNDLEDLLEAVELVVTSQMGSTSMLQRKLRIGFAKAGRLMDLMESRGVVGPSEGSKAREVLVKPEELETIIWMLKGADPADAPKDDNWDQGVEGTDTELDSEVDSAAAETNVVRADPSRGAF is encoded by the coding sequence ATGACTGTCAGAAACGGCGCACCCAAGCGGGGGAGCTCTCGATCTTCCGGAAAGTCGACGGGGCCTAAAACCACCGCGACTCCCCGGAGAAGCAAACCTGCCTCCAGAACTAATAGCACCGATACTGCCGTATTTACTTCCTCGATGACTGCACGCCGTGCAGCTGATACATCAGAAGAAAGGACCGGCAGTGCCTTTAAGGCTGTCGGTACTGGAATTGGCACGATCTTTAGCGCAACTGCCAGTGGTATGGGAAAAATTACCCGCTCAGTTGCAGACCTCGGTCGTTCACGCCGGGGTGATTTTGATGATGATTTAGATGATGACTTCGAGGAGGAGATCTCAACGAAACCCGCTGCTCGAAAGTCGCGAACCAAGGCTGCAGAACCTGAACTGGATCTGGATATTGACGATGACGTAGATCAGGTACCGCTGCGCAATCGGGTAAGTGACTATACCGACGAGCATGCCGATGGAATTGCTCTCAGTCTGGTTGGTGTAGCTATCGTTTTGGGTGCTGCCGTGTGGCTTGGCATCGGTGGACCAATCGGCAATTTCATTGCGGATATTGTGCACTTGACTATCGGTGCTGGAGCATGGATTTTGCCATTGGCTCTTATCGCCAGTGCTTTTGCCTTAATGCTTCATTACACCCCAGAGCGCGAGCACCAGGGCCGGGTAAGCCTGGGTATTGCAGTCATCATTATCAGCATGTTGGGCTTGATTCATCTTTTTGCCGGAAACCCAGTTGATTGGGAAGGCCGAAAGGCAGCCGGTGGCGCCATTGGTGCTTGGATTGGCAGTCCCCTGGAGATGGGCTTTTCAGTCTATTTGGCAGTTCCAATTTTGATCTTGGTGCTTTTTTGGGGAGCACTTAAAACCACTGGAATTAGCATTCGGGAATTCGGCGAATTTATTGGTACCTACTTTGGCTTTGCAGGATCGGCTAGAGAAGAAGAGTTTGAAGAAGATGATGACCTATACGGTCATGTTGAAAAAGTCATTGAATCGAAGGCGACGGGCCGTGAACTACCGGCTCCGACTCGCTCCACGTCACGTACTCCGAGGCGTCGTGTGCCGGTAACCCCGCCACCTGCACCAGCTCCAACGGTTTCTACGCGCCGCCCGGCGGCGCCTTTGGATCGTTATCCAGTTGAAGAGGAAATCCCAACCCCTGTCGCTGAACCTGTACCAGCGCCGAGGGAGGCGTCGAAAAGCCTCTTTAAGCCAAGCGTTAGCGAAACCGATGAGTTCCCGGCTATCACTGATGAAGATGTCAAGCCTGTAGCCAAGACTCAGGCCCGCGATGCGGTGGCTGCTTCACGGGAAAGCATGCGCCAGGCGATCATTCAGCGCTCTGGAATGGATCCAGTGCCAGCCAAGGTAGAAAAGCCCGCAGCGCCCGCACCGGCGGAAATTGTTAGCGACGGCGATAGTACTTATGTGCTGCCAAGTGCGAACTTGTTGATCCCAGGTGAGCCAGCGAAGCTGCGCTCTGAGACTAACGATCGCATGATTGAAGCGATTACTGATGTCTTCCGCGAATTTAACGTTGATGCTGCGGTAACTGGATTCTCACGTGGCCCAACAGTGACGCGTTATGAGATTGAGCTGGGAGCCGGTGTCAAGGTTTCTAAGATCACCAACCTGCAGTCCAATATTGCTTATGCAGCAGCGACCGAAAATATCCGTCTGCTGACACCAATTCCAGGTAAATCAGCAGTGGGTATTGAGGTGCCAAACTCTGATCGTGAGATGGTGCGCCTCGGCGATGTATTGAATGCTCCAGCCACGGTGGACAATAAAGATTCCATGCTCATTGGTTTGGGTAAGGATATTGAGGGAGACTTTGTTTCCTATTCGGTGCAGAAGATGCCACACCTTTTGGTTGCTGGTTCCACTGGTTCCGGTAAGTCTGCTTTTGTGAACTCTTTGCTGGTGTCTTTGCTAACTCGTGCGCGTCCAGAAGAAGTTCGCCTGATTCTGGTTGACCCGAAGATGGTGGAATTAACTCCTTATGAGGGAATTCCACACCTGATTACTCCGATTATTACCCAGCCAAAGAAAGCCGCAGCTGCTTTGCAGTGGTTGGTGGAGGAGATGGAACACCGCTATATGGATATGAAGCAGACTCGTGTGCGTCATATCAAGGACTTCAATCGCAAGGTGAAATCCGGCGAGATTCAGGCTCCCGCAGGTTCGCAGCGCGAATACCGTCCCTACCCATATATTGTCTGCGTGGTTGACGAGCTCGCCGACTTGATGATGACCGCTCCGAAGGAAATTGAAGAGTCGATTGTGCGCATCACGCAGAAGGCCCGTGCGGCTGGTATCCACCTAGTGCTTGCAACGCAGCGTCCTTCCGTGGATGTTGTTACCGGTTTGATTAAGACCAACGTGCCTTCACGTTTGGCCTTTGCAACCTCTTCTCTGACTGATTCCCGCGTTATTTTGGACCAGGGCGGTGCAGAAAAGCTCATTGGTATGGGTGACGCACTCTTTATTCCGCAGGGTGCCGGCAAGCCACAACGTATCCAAGGCGCCTTCGTCACCGACGAAGAAATCCAAGCGGTGGTGGAATCGGCCAAGGCACAGCGCCAGCCGGAATACACCGAAGGTGTTACCGAGGATAAGGCTGCTGAAGCCAAGAAGGTTGACGCCGATATCGGAAACGATTTGGAAGATCTCTTGGAAGCAGTAGAACTAGTGGTGACCTCTCAGATGGGTTCCACCTCCATGCTGCAGCGCAAATTGCGAATTGGTTTTGCCAAGGCTGGTCGTTTGATGGACTTGATGGAATCTCGCGGTGTGGTTGGGCCTTCGGAAGGCTCCAAGGCTCGTGAGGTTTTAGTAAAGCCTGAAGAACTCGAAACCATTATTTGGATGCTCAAAGGTGCAGATCCTGCAGATGCACCAAAGGACGATAATTGGGATCAGGGTGTAGAAGGCACTGATACTGAGCTAGATTCC
- the thyX gene encoding FAD-dependent thymidylate synthase: MAEQVELDVELIACTAFTPPAGIDWSTDAEGPEALVEFAGRACYETFDKPNPRTASNAAYLRHIMEVGHSALLEHASATVYIRGISRSATHELVRHRHFSFSQLSQRFVHSGQQAVVVPEVIQEDPELLALFMQAMDDTRFVYNELLESLEEKLVGEPNALLRKKQARQAARAVLPNATESRIVVTGNFRSWRHFIAMRASEHTDVEIRSVAVECLKKLQTAAPTVFGDFEIEELADGSLMATSPYVTDF, translated from the coding sequence ATGGCTGAACAGGTCGAATTAGATGTGGAGCTGATTGCGTGCACCGCATTTACGCCACCGGCAGGAATTGACTGGTCTACCGACGCCGAAGGGCCGGAAGCCCTGGTGGAATTTGCCGGTCGCGCTTGTTATGAAACCTTTGATAAGCCAAATCCTCGGACTGCTTCCAATGCTGCTTATCTACGTCACATTATGGAAGTTGGGCACAGTGCGCTCCTAGAACATGCCAGCGCTACTGTGTATATTCGCGGAATTTCGCGTTCAGCTACTCATGAATTGGTGCGACACCGCCACTTTTCTTTCTCACAACTGTCTCAGCGTTTTGTACACAGCGGGCAACAAGCAGTAGTAGTTCCTGAGGTCATTCAAGAAGACCCGGAGTTGCTGGCACTTTTTATGCAGGCCATGGACGACACTCGATTTGTCTACAATGAGTTGCTCGAAAGCTTAGAAGAAAAGCTGGTGGGGGAGCCAAATGCGCTATTGCGTAAAAAACAAGCCCGTCAAGCTGCACGTGCAGTATTGCCTAATGCGACAGAATCGCGAATTGTGGTTACTGGAAACTTCAGAAGCTGGCGCCATTTTATTGCCATGCGAGCCAGCGAACATACAGACGTTGAAATCCGTTCGGTAGCTGTAGAGTGTTTAAAGAAGCTACAGACAGCAGCTCCCACAGTCTTTGGTGATTTTGAAATTGAAGAACTCGCCGATGGATCACTAATGGCCACCAGTCCATATGTGACAGACTTTTAA
- a CDS encoding TIGR03085 family metal-binding protein: MKLSAFEREALKNSLLEKGPEAPTLCGEWKTRDLAVHLLVREQYPVSFLRSQLPVGGDPAEELTQEALQRPYEEVVEQWAAGPKGLNPWRALDTMGNAMEHFIHHEDVRRGALTPGEPVEEREISPEHARELHRLLKLSAPRFIKADRPVILAPTGMPRIVHNDKSGVSADGESVIRVQGGVGELILWIYGRKVVNVDITGDTSNLKLSSL; this comes from the coding sequence ATGAAACTTTCGGCTTTTGAAAGAGAAGCACTAAAGAACTCCCTTCTAGAAAAAGGTCCTGAGGCTCCGACTCTGTGTGGCGAGTGGAAGACTCGCGACTTGGCCGTACATCTATTGGTTCGTGAACAGTACCCAGTATCCTTCCTGCGTTCCCAGTTGCCGGTCGGCGGTGACCCAGCGGAAGAGCTGACTCAAGAAGCATTGCAGCGCCCATATGAAGAGGTTGTAGAGCAGTGGGCAGCAGGCCCAAAGGGGCTAAATCCATGGCGTGCCCTTGACACCATGGGTAATGCGATGGAGCACTTCATTCATCATGAAGACGTGCGTCGCGGTGCCCTCACCCCTGGCGAGCCAGTGGAAGAACGTGAAATCTCGCCAGAACACGCTCGTGAACTACATCGTTTGCTGAAGCTTTCGGCACCACGCTTTATTAAGGCAGATCGTCCGGTAATCTTGGCACCAACCGGTATGCCGAGAATTGTGCACAATGATAAATCTGGAGTCTCCGCTGATGGAGAATCAGTAATTCGTGTTCAAGGTGGGGTAGGGGAGCTAATTCTCTGGATTTACGGTCGTAAAGTTGTCAACGTTGACATTACGGGTGATACTTCCAACCTTAAGCTTTCGAGTCTCTAA